One Trichomycterus rosablanca isolate fTriRos1 chromosome 23, fTriRos1.hap1, whole genome shotgun sequence genomic window carries:
- the LOC134301019 gene encoding suppressor of tumorigenicity 14 protein homolog has protein sequence MRTFPKNRSCEIYSVSGSGTTSDSPAQDIKVKKPCQSTSQANIETQAVPDFKQPGDKRATLRSWRRWALGAASLIFLSTATALTFRFSASPSSSTVFFLGGSVEFSNLSFSPELTDPTSMPFRLQSQALSHHFSELYESSPWRPYYRRSGIIAFSEGGNGLNVFFWSKFSAPSVAAAEELQRSKPTWLQRRLPGINKVLHSRLEEQYYLSKDTDTLRLLGLNLDSEDDDDDKADKIKNPNGLQSGKWQLGLQAMSFDLYAKYGNNRTLSLVSPKKPYYQWRLRVPSGHVVRLDVVTLQGATPGSCSANKLSAYDFLLPLQNKIIARWCGLPVSGASPVMKLTSSGNVMLVTFSFSRQRHGAIFKAYFQAIPKTDCGGFLSAWNGSVVSPYYPAYYPPNVDCNWKIRAPMPGYLLSITIVMLDIQDSPTTTGCEKDWLEIGGVKLCNPIVDSSRKRIYSSPVLLHFHSDESLTHKGFYLVYRAFSPESTCPRQFRCGDGRCIPLRKVCDGERDCVDGRDEAKCAVCKSGEVYCGSGQCRPHGSQCNLQACGDSSEESTCVGKCYHMCPNKICLPKSSVCDGIIDCKDRSDELNCTRAFKGCLPTSYKCANGKCVTKVNPECDGIKDCKDGSDEMRCGCGIRPRKRAKIVGGTDAQAGSWPWQVSLQIERYGHVCGASLVGSRWLLSAAHCFQDSDAIKYSDARAWRAYMGMRVMNSANNAAATRQIRRIVQHAQYDQFTSDYDIALLELSAPVYFNDLVQPVCVPAPTHAFTSGTSCFVTGWGVLTEEGELATLLQEATVNIINHKTCNKMYDDAVTPRMICAGSVQGGVDACQGDSGGPLVCLERGRRWFLAGIVSWGEGCARQNRPGVYTQVIKFADWIHQQTKGQV, from the exons ATGAGGACTTTTCCCAAAAACAGGAGCTGCGAGATTTACAGCGTGTCTGGTTCAGGTACAACATCAGACTCACCTGCACAG GATATCAAAGTGAAGAAGCCGTGCCAGTCAACAAGCCAAGCTAATATTGAGACTCAGGCTGTGCCAGACTTCAAGCAGCCAGGGGACAAAAGAGCCACCTTGAGGTCATGGAGGAGGTGGGCGCTGGGTGCAGCCTCCCTCATTTTCCTCTCCACTGCTACTGCACTGACTttccgtttctctgcat cgcCTTCGTCCTCCACAGTCTTCTTCCTGGGAGGAAGTGTGGAGTTCTCCAACCTCAGTTTCTCACCCGAGCTGACTGATCCCACCTCCATGCCATTCCGCCTACAGTCTCAGGCACTGAGCCACCAC TTCTCAGAGTTGTACGAATCATCACCGTGGAGGCCCTATTACCGCCGCTCAGGAATCATCGCCTTTAG TGAAGGAGGGAATGGACTGAATGTGTTCTTCTGGAGTAAGTTCTCAGCTCCGTCAGTGGCGGCTGCAGAGGAGCTGCAGAGATCCAAACCTACCTGGCTGCAGCGTCGACTCCCCGGCATCAACAAGGTCCTGCACAGCAGACTGGAGGAGCAGTACTACCTTTCCAAGGATACAGACACACTAAGGCTTCTGG GTTTGAACCTGGACagtgaagatgatgatgatgacaaGGCTGATAAGATAAAAAACCCTAATGGTCTACAGAGTGGCAAGTGGCAGCTCGGACTTCAGG CCATGTCCTTCGACCTCTACGCCAAGTACGGCAACAATCGCACGCTGAGTTTGGTGAGCCCAAAAAAACCGTATTATCAGTGGAGACTGAGAGTGCCCTCTGGTCATGTGGTACGACTAGATGTGGTCACCCTGCAAGGAGCGACGCCGGGTAGCTGCTCGGCTAATAAACTCTCAGCGTACGACTTTCTGCTGCCGCTCCAGAACAAGATCATTGCCAG ATGGTGTGGACTGCCAGTGAGTGGTGCGTCTCCAGTGATGAAACTAACCTCATCTGGGAACGTCATGCTTGTCACCTTCTCGTTTAGTCGACAGAGACATGGTGCCATCTTTAAGGCTTACTTTCAGGCTATACCAAAAACCG ATTGTGGAGGTTTCCTCTCAGCTTGGAATGGTTCTGTGGTATCACCTTATTATCCTGCCTACTACCCTCCAAACGTAGACTGCAACTGGAAAATTAGG GCTCCGATGCCAGGCTATCTGCTCTCCATAACTATTGTGATGCTGGACATTCAGGACTCACCCACCACAACCGGCTGTGAAAAAGACTGGCTGGAAATCGGTGGTGTCAA GCTGTGTAATCCGATTGTGGACAGCAGCAGGAAGAGGATCTACTCATCCCCTGTGTTACTGCACTTCCACTCAGATGAGTCTCTAACCCACAAGGGTTTTTACCTGGTGTACAGAGCTTTCTCCCCCGAGAGCA CGTGTCCGAGGCAGTTCCGCTGTGGAGATGGACGCTGTATTCCTCTGAGAAAAGTGTGTGACGGAGAGAGGGACTGTGTGGACGGCCGGGACGAGGCCAAGTGCG CTGTTTGCAAATCAGGAGAGGTGTACTGTGGAAGTGGACAGTGCAGACCACACGGGAGTCAGTGTAACCTACAGGCTTGTGGAGACAGCAGTGAGGAGTCAACCTGTG TAGGTAAATGCTACCACATGTGCCCCAACAAAATCTGTTTGCCAAAGTCTTCAGTGTGTGATGGAATTATTGACTGCAAGGACCGCAGTGATGAGCTCAACTGCACACGAGCAT TTAAGGGCTGCTTGCCCACTTCATATAAATGTGCGAATGGCAAGTGTGTTACCAAAGTGAACCCAGAGTGTGACGGCATCAAAGACTGCAAGGACGGTTCGGATGAAATGCGCTGTG GCTGTGGCATCCGACCAAGGAAACGGGCAAAGATCGTGGGAGGCACGGATGCCCAGGCGGGTTCATGGCCATGGCAGGTGAGCCTGCAGATTGAGCGCTACGGACATGTGTGTGGAGCATCACTGGTGGGCAGCCGCTGGCTTCTCTCGGCCGCTCACTGCTTCCAAGACTCGGATGCCATCAA GTACTCGGATGCCCGAGCATGGAGGGCGTACATGGGCATGCGTGTCATGAATTCAGCCAATAACGCAGCGGCGACTCGCCAGATCCGCCGAATCGTCCAGCATGCCCAGTACGATCAGTTCACCTCTGACTATGATATCGCCCTGCTGGAGCTCAGTGCCCCGGTCTATTTCAACGATCTGGTACAGCCTGTATGTGTGCCAGCCCCAACTCACGCCTTTACCTCCGGCACCAGCTGCTTCGTCACTGGTTGGGGGGTTCTCACCGAGGAAG GTGAGCTGGCCACGTTGCTGCAAGAAGCCACAGTGAACATAATCAACCACAAAACCTGCAACAAGATGTATGATGATGCCGTAACTCCTCGAATGATCTGTGCAGGGAGCGTACAGGGAGGAGTCGACGCCTGTCAG GGAGACTCTGGAGGACCTTTGGTGTGTCTGGAGCGAGGGCGGAGGTGGTTCCTGGCCGGGATCGTGAGCTGGGGGGAGGGCTGTGCCCGGCAAAACCGACCCGGGGTTTACACACAGGTCATCAAGTTCGCAGACTGGATTCACCAGCAGACTAAAGGTCAGGTGTGA